CGTCTTCCCCGCGAGCAGGCGGGTGACGAACAGGGGGATGATCTTCTCGGGGAACTGGTGGTGTCCGTAGTTGTTCGAGCACCGGGTCACCCGCACGTCCAGGCCGTGGGAACGGTGGTAGGCGAGGGCGATCAGGTCACTGGACGCCTTCGAGGCGGCGTAGGGCGAGTTGGGGTGCAGCGGCTGCTCCTCGGAGCAGGAGCCCGCAGCGATGGAGCCGTAGACCTCGTCGGTGGAGATGTGCACGAACCGGCCCACGCCGTGCCGCAGGGCGGCGTCCAGCAGGGTCTGGGTACCCAGGACGTTGGAGCGCACGAACTCGGTGGCGCTGGCCAGGGAGCGGTCGACGTGGGACTCGGCGGCGAAGTGCACCACCTGGTCGTGCTCGGCCGTCAGCCGGTCCACCAGGTCGTCGTCGCAGATGTCGCCGACGACGAGCCGGTAGCGGTCGGAGTCCGCCACCGGGTCGAGGTTGGCCAGGTTGGCCGCGTAGGTGAAGGCGTCGAGGACGGTGACGGTGACGTCGTCGGGGCCGAGGGGGCCGAGCAGGGTCCGGACGTAGTGGGAACCGATGAAACCGGCACCGCCGGTCACCAGGATGCGTGTCTGACTCATCTGGGTGCGGCGCGTCACCGGGAGTGCCGGGCGGGCGCCGTCCTCCTTCCTCGTGGGTGTGCGTGCGGTCGCGCGGACCTTTCAGCGGGCCGCGGCGAGACGTTCGAGTTCCGGGACGATGGCGTGCGGGGTGGGCATGGCGGCGGACTCGTCGCGCAGCCGGCGGGCGGCGGCGGCGTGGGAGGGGTCCTCCAGGAGCCGTCGGGTGAGGTCCGTGACCCGGTCGGGGTCGGCGTCGGTGTGGTGCAGGAAGAATCCGGCGCCGGCGTCCTCCAGGGACCGTCCGCGCAGTTCCTGGTCGGCGACGAGGGTGGACATCGCGAGCTGCGGCACCGCGTTGACGAGAGCGGTGG
The window above is part of the Streptomyces sp. NBC_00425 genome. Proteins encoded here:
- the rfbB gene encoding dTDP-glucose 4,6-dehydratase, with product MSQTRILVTGGAGFIGSHYVRTLLGPLGPDDVTVTVLDAFTYAANLANLDPVADSDRYRLVVGDICDDDLVDRLTAEHDQVVHFAAESHVDRSLASATEFVRSNVLGTQTLLDAALRHGVGRFVHISTDEVYGSIAAGSCSEEQPLHPNSPYAASKASSDLIALAYHRSHGLDVRVTRCSNNYGHHQFPEKIIPLFVTRLLAGKTVPLYGDGLNVRDWLHVDDHIRAVELVRTQGRAGEVYNIGGGTELDNRGLTGLLLEACGADWDRVEYVTDRKGHDRRYSVDWRKAHVELGYKPQTDFAEGLAETVAWYRDNPGVWGRAVRPDPATGAAAC